AACCTCACCAACCTCTTCAACCTCCTCAACCTCCTCAATCACATCAACCTCCTCAACCTCATCAGCCTCACCAACCTCCTCAACCCCATCAACCTCCTCAACCTCACCAACCTCACCAACCTCTTCAACCTCACCAACCTCACCAACCTCATCAACCTCCTCAACCCCATCAACCTACTCAGCCTCCTCAACCCCATCAACCTACTCAGCCTCATCAACCTCATCAGCCTCACCAACTTCCTCAACCCCATCAACCTCCTCAACCTCCTCAACCTCATCAACCCCATCAACCTCACCAACCTCTTCAACTTCACCAACCTCACCAACCTCCTCAACCCCATCAACCTCATCAACCCCATCAACCTCACCAACCTCACCAACCTCTTCAACCTCACCAGCCTCATCAACCCCATCAACCCCATCAACCTCCTCAACCTCACCAACCTCCTCAACCCCATCAACCTCCTCAACCTCCTCAACCCCATCAACCTCATCAACCTCATCAGCCTCATTAACCTCATTCACACGTACACTGTTCAACTGTCATCACCGTCCATGTGACCAACACTGAGTGGGCGGCGGTGGGGGAGGTGGGAGCTCCAGGGAGCCGCTCCCTCTTGGTTTATGGCCCCCACCGAGGGCAAAGTTCTCCAGTCGGATCCTCAGACATCAGACCAACGAGCACAGCAGAGGCCAGAGACCAGaggccagagaccagagaccagaggccagagaccagagaccagatccTCCAGATCCTCATCCAGTCCGACCTCCACCCTTCTCCGTGACCCCACCATGTCGACGGCCATGGAAGCGACCGGCTTCGCCATGTGCCTCGTCAGCTGGCTGATCACTGGCGCCGCGCTGGCCAACGACTACTGGAAGATCTCCACGGTGTCCGGCAGCGTCATCATCTCCCAGAGGCAGTTCGAGAACCTGTGGCACGCCTGCGCCGAGAACAGCGCCGGCATCGCCGAGTGCCGGGACTTCGAGTCGCTGCTCGCCCTCCCAGGTAAGACCGGGACCCCCTCTAGACCCCCTCGGGCCGAGAACCTCTATTCAACGGGAGACGGGGTCAAAGAACGAGTAAAGACTAACAAACATAGAGATGAAATGTCTTGAATCATCCGCCACGTTGAGAACATTAACGGTGAAATCTGGTGGAGAGTTGTGAGGATTCCCAGAGTGACGTCATGAAGCTGCTCCGGGGCGCTGAGTCCACTCTGAGAGTCCGTCATGcagctattattattatcattattgttattatcattaataataatttatattattcttaataatattattaataatattgttattattattattattatcatacgCGTCGTGTCACTTCATCTTTCTGGACGCCATTTTAAACCTCCGTAAAATGGAGGTtgttaatatttttattattgttattgttattcataataatttatattataattaatattattaataataatatttgtattattattattatcatacacGTCGTGTTACTTCATCTTTCCGGACGCCATTTTAAACCTCCGTAAAATGGAGGGAAATGGACcagtttacattttattattattattattattattatatactccGGCTGGAACtatgaaaacaaacaatactAAATTAAATAATACTTATAAACACTTAGATATATTTGCACAATTGATTTTtgtgtcatttatttcattgtgtattcaattatattcagacatgaaattataaatgtatatttaattatatattaaatgcaattcatatatttttatctctttatttttatttattctttaatgATTTCGCACATTTTCCCAAATAATTATTCCCTTATTTTaacattaattattaaataattaaacttCAAGCTTCAGCCCATGTTTGGTTTATTTGGATATCcaacaatatttacaataaagttTCTAAAAGTCTTTTATTAGCTGAGTCAGCAGCTGAAACTCCTCATGAGGCGCGGCTGGTTTCTATGATCCATAAATGAGTCACTGGGCGGCGGAAAGCAGCTGCTCCAGGATCAGTTAttatttactattattatattattattgttattatttatgttactattattattatattattattattgttattatttatggtcctattattatattattattactgttattatttatgttcctattattactatattattattattactgttattatttatgttcctattattactatattattattattattgttattatttattttccaggAGACAGTGAAACATCTTACTATTAtttgtaataatattatttttatttgtttattatttatgttccccccctcctcttccccctctcctcctctcctcctcttccccccatCTCTTCCTGCCCTCTTCTTCCgctccttttctttccctctgctcttcctctcctcctcttcctgccctactcttcctcttcctctcctcctcttcctgccctactcttcctctcctcctctcctcttcctctcctcgtcttcccCCCTACTCTTCCCCCCcttgctcttcctctcctcctcttcctgccctactcttcctctcttcctcccctcctcttcctctcctcgtcttcctcccctcctcttcctcccctttcAGCTCACATCCAGGCGAGCCGCGCCCTgatgatcatgtccctgctgcTCGGCCTCGCCTCCATGATCGTGTCTCTGCTCGGCCTGAAGTGCATCAAGATCGGCTCGGCCACCGACCAATCCAAGGCCAAGGTGGCCATCAGCGGCGGCGTGCTGAGCATGCTCGCTGGTGAGCTCCACCTGCACGCCTCAAATCTCCTCTGCTgcattgattttatttatttaaagagcttttattttgaaagaagaGTTGAAACTTTATTCATCatcaatttaaaacattttttaaaataatgttgtggcagctgtccccaatctggcctcggctgctggctggttgacaatcagtcagctgctctgactgagtggcaatcagtcagcagccaagcagaccgcaaaacatgcgcctctgctcactccccctctccctccagctctgctgcccttttatacaagcagcattggctgctgactgattgccactcagtcagagcagctgactgattgtcaaccagccagcagccgaggccagattggggacagctgccacaaatgTGTACGCAGGTACAGAAAGTAACGAAGAAACATCAAAAACAGAAGATAACATTTCTGTGATATTTGAAGATCtcccgtcagccaatcagctgtcgGCTCATGACCTCCCGTGTGTTGCAGGGCTGTGCTGCATGACCTCCGTCTCCTGGTACGCCTACCGGGTCGTTCAGGACTTCCACAACCCGTTCTTCGGCGGCGTGAGGCGAGTCACACCGAACAGAACTCAAACACATCAAAGGCTTTTTCAATGTGCGGTTGCAGGTTTACAGGTTGTTCGGTTGCAGGTTGCGTGGCTGCAGGTTGCATAATTGCAGGTTAAATCTTAAAGGTCGCCTGGTTGTTGGTTGTGTGGTTGCAGGTTGCGTGGTTGAACGTTGTGTGGTTGCAGGTTACATGGTTGCATGGTTGCAGGTTGCGTGGTTGCAGGTTGTGTGGTTGCATGTTGCCTGGTTGAAGGTTGCGTGGTTGCATGGTTGCAGGTTGCGTGGTTGCAGATTGTGTGGTTGCAGGTTGCATGGTTGCGTGGTTGCATGGTTGCAGGGTGCATGGTTGAAGGTTGCACGTTGCCTGGTTGCGTCGTTGCAGGTTGCATCGTTGCAGGTTGCGTCGTTGCAGATTGTGTCGTTGAAGATTGTGTGGTTGCAGGTTACATGGTTGCAGGTTGCGTGGTTGCAGGTTGCATAGTTGCAGGTTGCCTGGTTGAAGGTTGCATGGTTGCAGGTTGCATGGTTGCAGATTGCATAGTTGCAGGTTGCCTGGTTGAAGGTTGCGTGGTTGCAGGTTGCGTGGTTGCAGGTTGCCTGGTTGAAGGTTGCAGGTTGCCTGGTTGCAGGTTGCGTGGTTGCAGGTTGCCTGGTTGTAGGTTGCATGGTTGTAGGTTGCCTGGTTGAAGGTTGCTTGGTTGTAGGTTGCCTGGTTGAAGGTTGCGTGGTTGCATGTTGCCTGGTTGAAGGTTGTGTGGTTGCATGGTTGCATGTTGTCTGGTTGCAGGTTGCGTGGTTGCATGTTGCGTCGTTGAAGGTTGTGTGGTTGCAGGTTACATGGTTGTAGGTTGCATAGTTGCAGGTTGCAGGTTGCATAGTTCCAGGTTGCATAGTTGAAGGTTGCGTGGTTGCAGGTTGCATAGGTGCAGATTGCCTGGTTGAAGGTTGCATGGTTGCAGGTTGCATGGTTGCTGGTTGAAGGTTGCGTGGTTGCAGGTTGCCTGGTTGCAGGTTGCATGGTTGCATGGTTGCAGGTTGCATGGTTGTAGGTTACCTGGTTGAAGGTTGCGTGGTTGCATGTTGCCTGGTTGAAGGTTGCGTGGTTGCAGGTTGCATGTTGCCTGGTTGCAGGTTGCGTGGTTTCAGGTTGCGTCGTTGCAGGTTGCGTCGTTGAAGGTTGTGTGGTTGCAGGTTACATGGTTGTAGGTTGCGTGGTTGCAGGTTGCATAGTTGCAGGT
This genomic interval from Pseudoliparis swirei isolate HS2019 ecotype Mariana Trench unplaced genomic scaffold, NWPU_hadal_v1 hadal_25, whole genome shotgun sequence contains the following:
- the cldn15la gene encoding claudin 15-like a, with translation MSTAMEATGFAMCLVSWLITGAALANDYWKISTVSGSVIISQRQFENLWHACAENSAGIAECRDFESLLALPAHIQASRALMIMSLLLGLASMIVSLLGLKCIKIGSATDQSKAKVAISGGVLSMLAGLCCMTSVSWYAYRVVQDFHNPFFGGVRFELSTGLYMGWGGAFLAILGGGFLCSACKRMNPEGKKSGFYGAKAPRIYTATAKSDPDSGRAYV